Proteins from one Hydrogenivirga caldilitoris genomic window:
- a CDS encoding AI-2E family transporter, whose product MMERERIYFYFFLASVLFFIFASLLMLLPFAVPILWAVVIGTVLYPVYRYIERLLKSRTLSAFIMTLIVFLFLIIPLSIISILVFQQMIDATQKIVLYLQSHSYKEILQALGQYKLIKEYMDKLSPAIGFLEREEFRKLMAESLNRIFKFLGDKVGQFAFVIGRNVFYIFVFLITFFFILRDGPGILQRIQRLIPMDKTDLEDIIGTVYKTVLAVVYGSVGTALIQAMLGLIAYSIVGIKFALLWSTLTFFAAFIPPFGASAVWFPLAVYSFFNIGTWQAVFLGLWGLLLISSMDNFVRPLIIKQGVQIPYVVLFFATIGGLLKFGLIGVFLGPIIFTTLFALFKIYERRILNQDT is encoded by the coding sequence ATGATGGAGAGGGAGCGTATATACTTCTACTTTTTCCTGGCAAGTGTCCTTTTCTTCATATTCGCTTCCCTGTTGATGCTCCTCCCCTTCGCAGTCCCAATCCTGTGGGCTGTAGTGATAGGAACCGTCCTTTACCCAGTCTACAGATATATAGAGAGGCTTCTTAAAAGCAGAACCCTCTCTGCTTTTATAATGACCCTGATAGTTTTCCTTTTCCTTATTATACCTCTCAGTATAATAAGCATTCTCGTCTTCCAGCAGATGATTGATGCAACTCAGAAAATCGTTCTCTATTTACAGAGCCACAGTTATAAGGAAATTTTACAGGCACTGGGACAGTATAAGCTAATAAAGGAATACATGGATAAGCTATCGCCGGCGATAGGCTTTCTTGAAAGGGAGGAGTTCAGAAAGCTCATGGCAGAGTCTCTTAACAGGATATTCAAATTTTTGGGGGATAAGGTGGGTCAGTTCGCTTTTGTAATCGGTAGAAATGTATTTTACATCTTCGTTTTCTTGATTACTTTCTTCTTCATACTCAGGGACGGTCCCGGAATACTCCAGAGGATTCAGAGGCTAATACCTATGGACAAAACAGACCTTGAGGATATCATAGGCACGGTTTACAAAACGGTACTTGCCGTTGTTTATGGCTCAGTAGGTACAGCCCTGATACAAGCTATGCTCGGTCTCATAGCCTATTCTATTGTGGGAATAAAGTTCGCCCTCCTGTGGAGCACCCTCACCTTCTTTGCGGCTTTCATACCGCCTTTCGGTGCTTCAGCGGTATGGTTCCCTCTTGCAGTTTATAGTTTCTTCAACATCGGAACATGGCAGGCAGTCTTTCTGGGGCTGTGGGGACTTCTACTCATATCCTCCATGGACAACTTCGTCAGACCTCTGATAATAAAGCAGGGTGTTCAGATTCCCTATGTGGTTCTCTTCTTCGCAACTATCGGAGGTCTTTTAAAGTTCGGCTTGATAGGGGTCTTTCTCGGTCCAATAATATTCACTACGTTGTTTGCCCTCTTCAAGATTTACGAGAGAAGGATCCTTAACCAAGATACTTGA
- a CDS encoding LptF/LptG family permease, producing the protein MLRALILWKVTRSTYTIALVLAFILFMVQIFKIGFILFGLPLTSSLSFSLVWFVYYGFFFIPDGLIAAIATSVYELKEKRLLHVLYSFHLSPRKLFTLFALPALVFFLLSGALSFFIFEEQVSFARRGLLIQYKDKLFENLPEKTFLSSGDVVIYAEKREGKEIKNIFLKYRNTHILAQSAVYEGNGRFLFTGGSLLTKERGKYFLMEFQRYWLDTEEFLSAEIREKKIRKERVMNLANTLSILPALLFSFFGVLRFCKTHTQVYYLIALGIILHQLFLFGLRVSL; encoded by the coding sequence ATGCTCAGGGCACTCATACTCTGGAAGGTTACCAGAAGCACCTACACGATCGCTCTTGTTCTTGCCTTCATACTCTTTATGGTTCAGATATTCAAGATAGGTTTCATACTTTTTGGTCTACCCTTGACGAGCTCCCTTTCCTTCAGCCTGGTATGGTTTGTATATTACGGTTTTTTCTTCATTCCGGACGGACTGATCGCCGCTATAGCGACTTCTGTATATGAGTTGAAGGAAAAGAGGCTCCTGCATGTTCTCTACTCATTCCACCTATCACCTCGGAAACTATTCACCCTGTTTGCCCTCCCGGCGCTTGTGTTCTTTCTTCTTTCTGGGGCTTTATCCTTCTTTATATTTGAAGAACAAGTATCCTTCGCCAGAAGAGGTTTGCTTATCCAGTATAAAGATAAACTCTTTGAAAACCTTCCCGAAAAAACCTTTCTCTCTTCAGGAGACGTGGTTATATACGCGGAAAAAAGAGAAGGTAAAGAGATAAAAAACATTTTCCTTAAGTATAGGAATACCCACATCCTTGCTCAAAGCGCAGTTTATGAAGGTAACGGAAGGTTCCTTTTTACAGGTGGTTCACTCCTCACCAAGGAAAGAGGAAAGTATTTTCTCATGGAGTTCCAAAGGTACTGGCTTGATACGGAAGAGTTCCTATCAGCCGAGATAAGAGAGAAAAAGATAAGGAAGGAGAGGGTTATGAACCTTGCAAACACCCTTTCAATTCTTCCAGCCCTGCTGTTCTCCTTTTTTGGAGTGCTGAGATTCTGCAAAACTCACACGCAGGTTTACTACCTTATAGCTCTAGGGATAATCCTTCACCAGCTCTTTCTCTTTGGACTGAGAGTCAGCCTTTAA
- the purD gene encoding phosphoribosylamine--glycine ligase: MKVLVVGNGGREHAIAWQLSKSPLVSKLYCASGNAGIWKIAERVDIAPTDVKKLAEFAQREGVDFTVVGPEAPLVKGIVDEFEARGLKIFGPTREASQLEGSKAFAKNFMEKYNVPTPHYSVFDDFDRALRYVKDVGAPIVIKADGLAAGKGAVVCYSIDHAVQTLESFMKKGALGGAGERVVVEEFLEGEEASYIVMVNGENYVPLPTSQDHKKLLDGDKGPNTGGMGAYSPTPVINEEVERRVREEVIERTLKGLKEEGIYFRGFLYAGLMITSEGPKVLEFNVRLGDPEAQPILMRIKNDFLKLLVDFYEGKEVQVKEDERWSLDVVLASRGYPEAYEKGKVIEGLEEAESLPDVVIFHAGTTLKDGKVVTNGGRVLNVCAYGNTLREAKDRAYEAVSKIHFEGMHYRKDIGDKAFKYLG, encoded by the coding sequence GTGAAAGTTCTTGTAGTTGGAAACGGTGGTAGAGAGCACGCGATAGCTTGGCAATTGAGTAAGAGCCCGTTAGTTTCAAAGCTATACTGTGCCAGTGGCAACGCTGGTATCTGGAAGATAGCTGAGAGGGTTGATATAGCGCCAACTGATGTGAAAAAGCTTGCGGAGTTTGCCCAGAGGGAAGGTGTTGATTTTACCGTTGTTGGTCCCGAAGCCCCCCTTGTTAAAGGGATAGTGGACGAGTTTGAAGCCAGGGGTTTAAAGATATTTGGACCTACAAGGGAAGCCTCCCAGCTTGAGGGAAGCAAGGCGTTTGCGAAAAACTTTATGGAGAAGTATAACGTTCCTACTCCCCATTACAGTGTGTTTGACGATTTTGACAGGGCTCTACGCTATGTGAAGGATGTAGGTGCTCCTATAGTTATAAAGGCTGACGGACTTGCCGCTGGAAAGGGTGCGGTTGTGTGCTACTCCATTGACCATGCCGTTCAAACCCTTGAAAGCTTTATGAAGAAGGGAGCCCTTGGTGGAGCGGGAGAGAGGGTGGTAGTGGAGGAGTTTCTTGAAGGGGAAGAGGCATCCTACATAGTTATGGTTAACGGAGAAAATTACGTCCCGCTTCCAACTTCCCAGGACCATAAGAAACTTTTGGACGGAGATAAAGGACCAAACACAGGAGGTATGGGTGCTTACTCTCCAACACCTGTGATAAACGAAGAGGTTGAGAGGAGGGTTCGTGAGGAAGTGATAGAGAGGACCCTAAAGGGTCTGAAGGAAGAAGGTATATACTTCAGAGGTTTCCTCTACGCTGGACTTATGATCACATCAGAAGGACCTAAGGTGCTTGAGTTCAACGTAAGGTTGGGAGACCCTGAGGCGCAGCCCATACTTATGAGAATCAAGAATGATTTTTTAAAGCTTCTGGTGGACTTTTATGAAGGTAAAGAGGTACAGGTAAAGGAGGATGAACGCTGGAGTCTTGATGTTGTCCTCGCCTCAAGAGGATATCCGGAAGCCTATGAGAAAGGAAAAGTTATAGAAGGTTTGGAGGAGGCTGAAAGTTTACCCGATGTAGTTATATTCCACGCGGGCACAACCCTGAAGGATGGAAAGGTCGTTACCAACGGAGGTAGGGTTTTGAACGTGTGCGCTTACGGGAACACCCTTCGCGAAGCGAAGGACAGAGCTTATGAAGCTGTGTCCAAGATACACTTTGAGGGCATGCATTACAGAAAGGACATAGGGGATAAAGCCTTCAAGTATCTTGGTTAA